In one window of Thermofilaceae archaeon DNA:
- a CDS encoding MBL fold metallo-hydrolase, which translates to MWQRLLLDEIEGLEVPVGEAVVWFLGGAGLAVKTAESLIYIDPYFGGSPSREWLRMIAVPIDPTEVRKATAVLSTHEHDDHCHRDTVIPILRSTRATFVGPRSSVGRVRGWLRAEGVEATVVEVKPGDSLEINDCTLRVFPSDDRNAESAVTYLLETPGGSLFHSGDTPYFPGLAEIGDLYAIDVAFISIGRSARGRRDYMTVCEAAKAVEDLRARAVVPIHYDIWKATREDPRLLGLILSAWNIGAKLVIMQLGDRARLKRGELTPE; encoded by the coding sequence GTGTGGCAGCGCCTGCTCCTGGACGAAATCGAGGGGCTTGAGGTACCGGTTGGTGAAGCTGTGGTCTGGTTCTTGGGTGGCGCGGGTCTAGCTGTTAAGACGGCCGAGTCTCTGATCTACATCGACCCGTACTTCGGCGGTTCTCCGTCGAGGGAGTGGTTGCGCATGATAGCCGTGCCCATCGACCCGACGGAGGTGAGGAAGGCGACTGCCGTGCTGTCAACGCACGAGCACGACGACCACTGCCACCGAGACACGGTCATACCTATCCTGAGGAGCACGAGGGCCACCTTCGTCGGGCCTCGCTCCTCCGTCGGCAGAGTCAGGGGTTGGCTGAGAGCGGAAGGGGTGGAGGCCACAGTCGTCGAAGTGAAGCCCGGCGACTCGCTGGAGATCAACGACTGCACGCTACGGGTTTTCCCCTCCGATGATCGAAACGCCGAGAGCGCTGTCACGTACCTGCTCGAAACGCCCGGCGGCAGCCTCTTCCACAGCGGGGATACCCCGTACTTCCCCGGTCTAGCCGAGATAGGCGATCTTTACGCGATCGACGTGGCCTTCATCAGCATCGGCAGGTCCGCGCGCGGGCGTAGGGATTACATGACGGTGTGCGAAGCCGCGAAAGCGGTCGAGGACCTCAGGGCGCGGGCTGTCGTGCCGATCCACTACGACATCTGGAAGGCGACGCGCGAGGATCCAAGGCTGCTCGGCTTGATCCTCTCAGCCTGGAACATCGGCGCGAAGCTCGTGATAATGCAGCTCGGCGACCGTGCCAGGCTGAAGCGGGGTGAGCTCACTCCAGAGTAA